A window of the Lolium perenne isolate Kyuss_39 chromosome 7, Kyuss_2.0, whole genome shotgun sequence genome harbors these coding sequences:
- the LOC127323893 gene encoding uncharacterized protein translates to MGDDSERAARELKEKQEREASSKLAIANPAHSSAGFFSISSLHAQAVGLSSIKGHVLVELALDTGVHRQWRTFFRAALRKHALLDHIDTAAPSDPTPEWTLLDATVVWWLYGSVSLGLLDAVMKPGDDPMAVELWTSINGLFTDHKINRQLHLSTELDGLDMGELTMKDYLTKVKSLSDGLTDLGAPVDDAKLVIQCLNGLPEQYDPAADLISLMPGMNFDKCRSLLELQDMKKKNRRSRSGDTSLYSATPNPNPNPGKGDGKGKKKKKKKQDKEKQEKEVAPATAPAPAAPSWTPMQLPWNGAFQVWPYGQAGLLGRQHYVPRPAPPSHAYYAHNPYGAVPSYGYGTPPLPHGNTAPIVAPPPPAHSTASWDQQALLNQFQTMGLQAPPREWVMDTGASSHFASDPGPRFSDAIASELSTRCKLLPPVHPLPSSLPILHCGTVDSDIQAGLSWTP, encoded by the exons ATGGGCGACGACAGCGAGCGCGCTGCGCGggagctcaaggagaagcaggaaCGCGAGGCCTCTAGCAAGCTTGCCATCGCCAACCCCGCGCACTCCAGCGCGGGTTTCTTCTCCATCTCCTCCTTGCACGCTCAAGCCGTCGGCCTCTCCTCCATCAAGGGGCATGTTCTCGTCGAGCTCGCCCTCGACACCGGCGTTCACCGCCAATGGCGCACGTTCTTCCGCGCCGCCCTTCGCAAGCACGCCCTGCTGGATCACATTGACACGGCTGCTCCGTCCGATCCGACGCCGGAGTGGACTCTGCTTGACGCCACGGTCGTCTGGTGGCTCTACGGGTCCGTCTCCCTTGGCCTCCTCGACGCCGTCATGAAGCCGGGCGATGATCCTATGGCCGTCGAGCTCTGGACCAGCATCAACGGCCTCTTCACCGACCACAAGATCAACCGCCAGCTTCATCTCTCCACCGAGCTCGACGGGCTTGACATGGGCGAGCTGACGATGAAGGACTACTTGACCAAGGTTAAGAGCCTTTCTGATGGCCTTACTGATCTAGGCGCTCCGGTCGACGACGCCAAGCTCGTCATCCAGTGTCTCAACGGCCTCCCCGAGCAATACGACCCGGCTGCCGATCTCATCTCCCTCATGCCCGGGATGAACTTCGACAAATGCCGATCTCTTCTTGAGCTTCAGGACATGAAGAAGAAGAACCGTCGATCCCGCTCTGGTGACACATCTCTCTACTCCGCCACGCCcaacccaaaccctaaccctggCAAGGGTGACGGcaagggaaagaagaagaagaagaagaaacaggaCAAGGAGAAGCAGGAAAAAGAGGTCGCGCCCGCCACGGCCCCGGCCCCAGCCGCCCCATCTTGGACGCCAATGCAGCTCCCCTGGAACGGCGCCTTTCAGGTGTGGCCCTACGGCCAGGCTGGCTTGCTCGGTCGGCAGCACTACGTGCCCCGCCCCGCGCCGCCCTCTCATGCCTACTACGCGCACAACCCATATGGTGCGGTTCCCTCCTACGGCTATGGCACTCCACCATTGCCCCACGGCAACACCGCTCCCATCGTTGCGCCTCCACCTCCGGCACACTCGACGGCCTCCTGGGACCAGCAGGCTCTGCTCAATCAGTTCCAGACCATGGGACTGCAAGCTCCCCCTCGTGAATGGGTGATGGATACTGGCGCATCCTCCCACTTCGCGTCCGACCCCG GACCGAGATTCTCAGATGCAATAGCTTCGGAGCTCTCTACCCGGTGCAAGCTTCTTCCACCAGTCCACCCACTGCCTTCCTCGTTGCCGATTCTGCACTGTGGCACCGTCGACTCGGACATCCAGGCCGGCCTGTCATGGACTCCTTAG